From Nitratidesulfovibrio vulgaris str. Hildenborough, a single genomic window includes:
- a CDS encoding exodeoxyribonuclease III encodes MRYRLVSWNVNGFRAVSSKPEWNWFSTTTADVVALQETKADPAQVGEEHRSPDGWHAWWLPATVKKGYSGVAVFSRHTPLDVAYDLPDERFRGEGRCLHLTFPEFHFFNIYFPNGGMGEERLRYKMGYYEAFLEHAETLRRDRPIVVCGDFNTAHRPIDLARPKENETVSGFLPEERAWMDRFVAAGYVDTFRHVRGDEADRYSWWSYKTRARARNVGWRIDYFFVSEELRGAVRDAWIEMDVMGSDHCPVGLELEV; translated from the coding sequence ATGCGCTACAGACTCGTCTCATGGAACGTCAACGGCTTCAGGGCCGTCAGCAGCAAGCCCGAATGGAACTGGTTCTCCACCACCACGGCGGACGTGGTGGCCCTGCAGGAGACGAAGGCCGACCCCGCACAGGTGGGCGAGGAGCACCGTTCCCCTGATGGATGGCATGCGTGGTGGCTGCCCGCCACCGTCAAGAAGGGCTATTCGGGCGTGGCGGTCTTCAGTCGCCACACGCCCCTCGATGTGGCCTACGACCTGCCCGACGAACGCTTCCGCGGCGAGGGGCGCTGCCTGCACCTCACCTTCCCGGAGTTCCACTTCTTCAACATCTACTTCCCCAACGGGGGCATGGGCGAAGAGCGTCTGCGCTACAAGATGGGCTACTACGAGGCCTTTCTCGAACACGCCGAAACCCTGCGACGCGACAGGCCCATCGTGGTTTGCGGCGACTTCAACACCGCGCACAGGCCCATCGACCTTGCGCGCCCCAAGGAGAACGAGACGGTCTCGGGCTTTCTCCCTGAAGAGAGGGCGTGGATGGACCGCTTCGTGGCGGCGGGCTATGTGGATACGTTCCGGCATGTGCGGGGCGACGAGGCCGACCGGTACTCGTGGTGGTCGTACAAGACGCGCGCCCGCGCCCGTAATGTGGGGTGGCGCATCGACTACTTCTTCGTCTCCGAAGAGTTGCGCGGGGCCGTGCGCGATGCGTGGATAGAGATGGACGTGATGGGTTCGGACCACTGCCCCGTGGGTCTTGAACTGGAAGTCTGA
- a CDS encoding Fe-S-containing hydro-lyase, producing MPVHHLTTPLTDTAVDALRSGDVILLSGTIYTARDAAHRRLCDALDRGEQPPFDLRGAVIYYVGPSPAPPGHPIGAAGPTTSYRMDSYAPRLHALGLKATIGKGRRHATVRKALSEHTAVYFGATGGAGALLAQRITAARVIAYDDLGPEAIRELTVQDFPLLVINDAHGGELYVTPQLPEGD from the coding sequence ATGCCCGTCCATCACCTGACGACCCCTCTCACCGACACCGCCGTGGACGCACTGCGCAGCGGTGACGTGATATTGCTCTCCGGCACCATCTACACCGCCCGTGACGCAGCCCACCGCCGCCTGTGCGACGCCCTCGACAGGGGCGAACAGCCGCCCTTCGACCTGCGGGGGGCCGTCATCTACTACGTGGGGCCCAGCCCCGCCCCGCCCGGACATCCCATCGGGGCGGCAGGCCCGACCACCAGCTACCGCATGGACAGCTACGCGCCGCGCCTGCACGCGCTGGGACTCAAGGCCACCATCGGCAAGGGGCGACGTCACGCCACGGTGCGCAAGGCCCTCTCCGAACATACCGCCGTCTACTTCGGTGCCACCGGGGGCGCAGGCGCGCTTCTGGCGCAGCGCATCACCGCCGCGCGGGTCATCGCCTACGACGACCTCGGCCCCGAGGCCATCCGTGAACTGACCGTGCAGGACTTTCCGCTGCTGGTCATCAACGACGCCCACGGGGGCGAGTTGTACGTGACCCCGCAGTTGCCCGAAGGGGACTAG
- a CDS encoding fumarate hydratase: MRKIPAKDVIEAVARLCTGCNHHLPGDVRAAFERAHAAETDDVPREVFRQLLENADLAANSALPLCQDTGLAVFFVEMGEGCRVDGLALREAITEGVRKGYGEGHLRKSSCDPFSRANTGDNTPAIIHIDLVPGDRLHIAFMAKGGGSENMSRVTMLAPAQGWKGIRDFVVRRVAEAGPNPCPPVLVGVGVGGTFEYAAMLSKKALLRNVDDVHPDAALAAREAELLDAINALGIGPMGLGGRTTCLAVKMAVAPCHLASLPLAVNIQCHSARHGEVTL, encoded by the coding sequence ATGCGGAAGATTCCCGCCAAGGATGTCATCGAGGCGGTGGCCCGCCTTTGTACCGGGTGCAATCATCACCTGCCGGGTGATGTGCGCGCGGCCTTCGAACGCGCCCACGCCGCCGAAACGGACGACGTACCCCGCGAGGTGTTCCGGCAACTGCTGGAGAATGCCGACCTCGCTGCCAACTCCGCCCTACCCCTGTGTCAGGACACGGGCCTTGCGGTCTTCTTCGTGGAGATGGGCGAGGGATGCCGGGTCGACGGACTCGCCCTGCGCGAGGCCATCACCGAAGGCGTACGGAAGGGCTACGGCGAAGGCCACCTGCGCAAGTCGTCGTGCGACCCCTTCTCCCGCGCCAACACGGGCGACAACACCCCCGCCATCATCCATATCGACCTCGTCCCCGGCGACAGGCTGCACATCGCCTTCATGGCCAAGGGGGGAGGCAGCGAGAACATGTCGCGCGTGACGATGCTTGCCCCCGCACAGGGTTGGAAGGGCATTCGCGACTTCGTGGTACGTCGCGTGGCCGAAGCGGGCCCCAACCCCTGCCCCCCGGTGCTGGTGGGCGTGGGCGTGGGCGGTACCTTCGAATATGCCGCCATGCTTTCCAAGAAGGCCCTGCTGCGTAACGTGGATGATGTCCACCCCGATGCAGCCCTTGCCGCACGTGAGGCTGAACTTCTCGATGCCATCAACGCTCTCGGCATCGGCCCCATGGGACTTGGCGGCCGCACCACCTGTCTTGCCGTGAAAATGGCCGTGGCCCCGTGCCATCTTGCCAGCCTGCCGCTGGCCGTGAACATCCAGTGCCATTCGGCCCGCCACGGGGAGGTGACGCTCTGA
- a CDS encoding substrate-binding periplasmic protein translates to MPRVRPETALRAMRCCLASLLLAGVVLLVLPSWAAAQGADVLRLVTEHQPPYVVVTSGGAVEGTVTDIVRKVLQQMGVAFTIKPYPWKRAQAMTLSGHADGFFAASQSERRDISLVLSTPLAAQRWTWALPKDSSFEPGTAAFMAEARVSAFKGSNMQAWLESGGFRVSPVPPDDYEALISFLDAGRIDAALGGHLGIREELSRRGLLGRYRLVPYVDKPVGVYFSKAYLEAHPGFLDRFNETACSLLAREGVDPSGCDGTDP, encoded by the coding sequence ATGCCAAGAGTGAGACCCGAAACGGCCCTGCGCGCCATGCGATGCTGCCTTGCCAGTCTGCTTCTTGCGGGCGTGGTGCTGCTTGTCTTGCCTTCGTGGGCGGCGGCGCAGGGGGCTGATGTGCTGCGGCTTGTCACCGAACATCAGCCTCCCTATGTGGTGGTGACGTCCGGGGGGGCAGTGGAGGGGACGGTGACGGACATCGTGCGCAAGGTGCTGCAGCAGATGGGCGTTGCGTTCACGATAAAGCCGTATCCATGGAAACGGGCGCAGGCCATGACCCTTTCCGGCCACGCGGATGGCTTCTTTGCTGCGTCGCAGTCCGAACGGCGCGACATCTCGCTGGTTCTTTCGACCCCTCTCGCCGCACAGCGCTGGACCTGGGCGTTGCCCAAGGACAGCAGCTTCGAACCCGGGACGGCGGCTTTCATGGCCGAGGCCCGTGTCTCGGCCTTCAAGGGGTCGAACATGCAGGCATGGCTGGAGTCGGGTGGTTTCCGGGTCAGCCCCGTCCCGCCGGATGATTACGAGGCCCTCATCTCCTTTCTCGATGCCGGGCGCATCGACGCCGCACTGGGCGGGCACCTCGGTATCCGCGAAGAGCTTTCGCGGCGCGGCCTGCTAGGGCGATACCGCCTCGTGCCCTATGTGGACAAGCCGGTGGGGGTCTATTTCTCGAAGGCGTATCTCGAGGCGCATCCGGGCTTCCTCGATAGATTCAATGAGACGGCCTGCAGTCTTCTCGCGCGTGAAGGTGTCGACCCTTCGGGGTGTGACGGGACAGACCCCTGA
- a CDS encoding succinate dehydrogenase/fumarate reductase cytochrome b subunit, with protein MASLPPVGKTGTTRYDGLFDVVQMLSGAFLALFVCMHMVFLSSVLFGAGAMDGLSALFEAVHAEAVGGAIVVAAFVAHIVAVGRKIPFRMAESIVMYRHARLLHHADTWRWVVQVLTALVLLLMVTVHMWEGFMVMPVAAGTSAVRVQHGPWGFFYLALLPVLVLHLAIGVWRLSVKWGALASAARPKARRWERWFIGAFLGLALLTLLRLWTLPL; from the coding sequence ATGGCTTCCCTTCCCCCTGTCGGCAAGACGGGAACAACGCGCTACGACGGCCTCTTCGACGTGGTGCAGATGCTCTCGGGGGCGTTTCTCGCCCTGTTCGTGTGTATGCACATGGTCTTCCTCTCCAGCGTACTCTTCGGCGCGGGGGCCATGGACGGGCTTTCCGCACTCTTCGAAGCCGTCCATGCCGAAGCCGTGGGCGGTGCCATCGTCGTTGCGGCCTTCGTGGCGCACATCGTCGCGGTAGGGCGCAAGATTCCCTTCCGCATGGCGGAATCGATCGTCATGTACCGCCACGCCCGGTTGTTGCACCACGCCGACACATGGCGATGGGTCGTACAGGTGCTGACGGCGCTGGTCCTGCTGCTCATGGTCACCGTGCACATGTGGGAAGGGTTCATGGTCATGCCCGTGGCGGCGGGTACCAGTGCGGTTCGTGTGCAGCACGGGCCGTGGGGTTTCTTCTACCTCGCCCTGCTTCCGGTGCTGGTGCTGCACCTCGCCATCGGCGTGTGGCGACTCTCGGTCAAGTGGGGCGCGCTCGCATCAGCCGCGCGGCCCAAGGCCCGCCGCTGGGAACGCTGGTTCATCGGGGCCTTTCTGGGTCTCGCCCTGCTCACCCTCCTGCGTCTGTGGACGCTGCCCCTCTAG
- a CDS encoding fumarate reductase iron-sulfur subunit, whose product MGRTLVFNIFRHDPQDAVSTPRMDTFRLQETDRMTLFIALHRLREEQDPSLKFDFCCRAGVCGSCAMVINGRPGLACHTKTRDLPDTITLLPLPVFKLVGDLAVDTGTWFRAMYQRTESWVHTSVPFDEHAAEARMENETANAIYELDRCIECGCCVAACGTANMRPDFLAPAGFLRVARFLADPRDERDLNAYYELIGTEDGIFGCMGLLACEDVCPKHLPLQNQLGYLRRKLGITAIRRLLPFAK is encoded by the coding sequence ATGGGCCGCACGCTCGTCTTCAACATCTTCCGCCACGACCCGCAGGATGCCGTCTCCACACCGCGCATGGACACGTTCAGGTTGCAGGAGACCGACCGGATGACGCTGTTCATCGCCCTGCACCGCCTGCGCGAGGAACAGGACCCGTCACTCAAGTTCGACTTCTGCTGTCGCGCCGGGGTCTGCGGCTCATGCGCCATGGTCATCAACGGGCGTCCGGGGCTGGCCTGTCACACCAAGACCCGCGACCTGCCCGACACCATCACGCTGCTACCGCTGCCCGTCTTCAAGCTGGTAGGCGACCTCGCCGTGGATACGGGCACATGGTTCCGCGCCATGTACCAGCGCACCGAATCGTGGGTGCACACCTCCGTGCCCTTCGATGAACATGCAGCCGAAGCGCGCATGGAGAATGAGACCGCCAACGCCATCTACGAACTCGACCGCTGCATCGAATGCGGTTGCTGCGTGGCGGCGTGCGGTACCGCCAACATGCGGCCCGACTTCCTCGCCCCGGCGGGCTTCCTGCGCGTGGCGCGCTTTCTGGCCGACCCGCGCGACGAACGAGACCTCAACGCCTATTACGAACTCATCGGCACCGAGGACGGCATCTTCGGCTGCATGGGGCTGCTTGCCTGCGAAGACGTCTGCCCGAAGCACCTGCCGCTGCAGAACCAGCTTGGCTACCTGCGACGCAAACTGGGCATAACCGCCATCCGCCGCTTGCTGCCCTTCGCGAAATAG
- a CDS encoding ComEC/Rec2 family competence protein: protein MNLARTPSLLFRQVCMLAWVGGLFAARHPLPALCAFALLLAGDWPRARVPARFVLLCLCYAAGWGVALAALPETPPTPAWVTGKPQRVTGIVDDVDGLPDGRLRIMLRDVHPVFPEGGASPVVTAGDEGDGSEAEGLPVDVAEGEDRADSRPARPTVAENAAGRGEGAGQPETARAGSHLPPEVRAMGGETGRGVQPAPLVPPAPPLPGRLVWTWEHPVALPLTGQTVTATLAVKPVRGFANPGGQDSAAYWQRRDAHFRAWARDDMPRAEVTGAPSGPAALRAWLRERLVDTLGGPQGITRGGGVLLAILFGDRFHLDSAMLDLFARTDLLHSLALSGQHLAVAGLFAGAAVLLVGRFTPGVFLRLPRRKLLFVLSLPPAAAYLWLGNAPPSLVRAALMLLFWTVLALADRPGVLLDGLLWAVGCILLFDPDAVYDLGLQLSALAVASIALSLPFAAWLHGGGHHGNFRPGTAPPLAGVTGSTGTLSTGTEGISDAGGPDTATLRDGVWQRVRRTLMLMALTTLAVQVALLPVQLIGFGRASPWFALNLLWLPFADLVVLPLGALGLVCEAADLTRPLAGPLLMVAALPCEGLMWLLEWMEGAGLLAVPAMLRPHWTAALGYGALVVAFASLPGRLFHFPARGRASHHAPHGATPAGTLLAGARAAAPCLPPLARRLLPFALALLLAGPVLRLYAATDGTVRVSVLDVGQGQAIAIDLPGDRRLLVDGGGFNSPRFDAGRDLVAPALTANRSPRLDMVLNTHPDTDHLRGLIHILDRFAVDAFATNGDAPRGLNARDLSRVLARTGMEATPMYAGEVLPLGDGLALRVLHPPQKHRGSSNNKALVLRLERDGRGLAVLCGDAEAPALRDILRSGAPLKAEVLVLPHHGSASSLLPAFYDAVAPRLAIASCGVDNRYGFPVAAVRAALAERGVTLRTTGEAGCIMLGWDDGGRGPLTLDTSRDRGAADTSAFGE from the coding sequence ATGAACCTTGCCCGTACCCCTTCACTGCTTTTCCGACAGGTGTGCATGCTGGCGTGGGTCGGTGGGCTTTTTGCGGCGCGACATCCCCTGCCGGCACTGTGTGCGTTCGCCCTGCTGCTGGCGGGAGACTGGCCCCGCGCCCGCGTCCCTGCACGGTTCGTGCTGCTGTGCCTGTGCTATGCCGCCGGATGGGGCGTGGCCCTCGCCGCCCTGCCCGAGACGCCGCCCACCCCGGCGTGGGTGACGGGCAAGCCGCAGCGGGTGACGGGCATCGTGGATGATGTGGATGGCCTGCCGGATGGCCGACTTCGCATCATGCTGCGCGACGTGCACCCCGTGTTTCCGGAAGGCGGTGCGTCTCCGGTGGTGACCGCCGGGGACGAAGGCGACGGTAGCGAGGCTGAAGGCCTGCCTGTTGACGTTGCAGAGGGTGAGGACAGGGCGGACAGCAGGCCCGCGAGGCCCACCGTGGCGGAGAACGCGGCAGGACGCGGCGAAGGGGCGGGACAGCCGGAGACCGCACGCGCAGGTTCGCACCTGCCACCCGAAGTCCGCGCCATGGGCGGCGAGACCGGACGAGGCGTTCAGCCCGCCCCCCTCGTCCCCCCTGCCCCGCCTCTACCCGGAAGGCTTGTCTGGACATGGGAGCACCCCGTGGCGCTTCCCCTCACCGGGCAGACGGTGACGGCGACCCTCGCCGTGAAGCCGGTGCGTGGCTTCGCCAACCCCGGCGGTCAGGACAGTGCCGCCTACTGGCAACGCCGCGACGCGCATTTCAGGGCATGGGCCCGGGATGACATGCCCCGTGCCGAGGTGACGGGCGCGCCGTCCGGCCCTGCGGCCCTGCGCGCATGGCTGCGGGAGAGGCTTGTCGATACGCTTGGCGGCCCGCAGGGCATCACGCGCGGGGGCGGTGTGCTGCTGGCCATACTCTTCGGCGACAGGTTCCACCTCGACAGCGCCATGCTCGACCTCTTCGCCCGCACCGACCTCCTGCACAGTCTTGCGCTTTCGGGGCAGCACCTCGCCGTGGCGGGCCTCTTCGCGGGGGCGGCGGTGTTGCTGGTCGGCCGGTTCACCCCCGGTGTCTTCCTGCGCCTGCCGCGCCGCAAGCTGCTATTCGTCCTTTCGTTGCCGCCCGCCGCAGCGTACCTCTGGCTTGGGAATGCCCCGCCGTCTCTGGTGCGTGCCGCGCTCATGCTCCTTTTCTGGACGGTGCTGGCCCTTGCCGACAGGCCCGGCGTACTGCTGGACGGCCTCTTGTGGGCCGTGGGCTGCATCCTCCTCTTCGACCCCGATGCGGTGTACGACCTCGGTCTGCAACTCTCGGCCCTCGCCGTGGCGTCCATCGCCCTCAGCCTGCCCTTCGCGGCGTGGCTTCACGGTGGCGGTCATCATGGAAATTTCAGACCGGGGACCGCGCCACCGCTGGCAGGCGTGACCGGAAGCACAGGGACCTTGAGCACAGGCACGGAGGGCATTTCCGATGCGGGAGGGCCCGACACCGCTACGCTGCGCGATGGGGTGTGGCAGCGGGTGCGGCGTACCCTGATGCTCATGGCCCTGACCACGCTGGCAGTGCAGGTGGCCTTGCTTCCCGTGCAACTCATTGGCTTCGGCAGGGCCAGCCCGTGGTTCGCGCTCAACCTGCTGTGGCTGCCCTTCGCCGACCTCGTGGTACTGCCTCTGGGGGCGTTGGGCCTTGTGTGTGAAGCCGCCGACCTCACGCGCCCGCTGGCTGGGCCGTTGCTCATGGTGGCCGCCCTGCCCTGTGAAGGGTTGATGTGGCTGCTGGAGTGGATGGAGGGGGCGGGGCTGCTGGCCGTGCCCGCCATGCTGCGCCCGCACTGGACGGCGGCACTGGGGTACGGCGCGCTGGTGGTTGCGTTCGCTTCGTTGCCCGGTCGGCTGTTCCATTTCCCTGCCCGTGGCAGGGCTTCGCATCATGCCCCTCATGGCGCGACACCCGCGGGTACCCTCTTGGCGGGGGCAAGGGCGGCTGCCCCGTGCCTGCCGCCGCTGGCGAGACGCCTGCTGCCCTTTGCCCTCGCCCTGCTTCTGGCGGGCCCGGTGCTGCGGCTGTATGCCGCAACGGACGGCACCGTGCGGGTCTCAGTGCTCGATGTGGGGCAGGGGCAGGCCATCGCCATCGACCTTCCGGGTGACAGGCGGCTTCTGGTGGACGGCGGGGGCTTCAACTCCCCCCGTTTCGACGCCGGACGCGACCTCGTGGCCCCCGCGCTGACTGCCAATCGTTCGCCGCGCCTTGATATGGTGCTCAACACCCATCCGGACACCGACCATCTGCGCGGTCTCATCCACATCCTCGACCGTTTCGCCGTGGACGCGTTCGCCACCAATGGCGACGCACCGCGCGGTCTCAATGCCCGCGACCTTTCCCGGGTGCTGGCACGCACCGGTATGGAGGCGACCCCGATGTACGCTGGTGAGGTGCTGCCCCTCGGTGACGGACTGGCGTTGCGTGTGCTGCACCCGCCGCAGAAGCATCGCGGGTCGAGCAACAACAAGGCACTGGTGTTGCGTCTTGAGCGAGATGGCAGGGGGCTGGCGGTGTTGTGCGGTGATGCCGAGGCCCCGGCCCTGCGAGACATCCTGCGCAGTGGCGCACCGCTGAAGGCGGAGGTGCTGGTGCTGCCGCACCACGGGTCTGCGTCGAGTCTGCTGCCCGCCTTCTATGATGCGGTGGCCCCGCGCCTTGCCATCGCCAGTTGCGGTGTGGACAACAGGTATGGCTTTCCCGTCGCAGCCGTGCGGGCTGCGCTGGCTGAACGTGGCGTGACGCTACGCACCACGGGGGAGGCCGGGTGCATCATGCTGGGATGGGATGACGGCGGTCGAGGCCCGTTGACGTTGGATACGAGTCGCGACAGGGGGGCTGCGGACACGTCGGCCTTCGGGGAGTGA
- the murA gene encoding UDP-N-acetylglucosamine 1-carboxyvinyltransferase, whose product MDKLVIEGGVPLTGTINVSGSKNAALPILMASILAEEPVTYTNVPRLRDIHTTNKLLSILGCPAEFEGDTVSVRPCDLKPEAPYDLVKTMRASVLCLGPLLARLGEARVALPGGCAIGARPVDLHLTALEKMGARFELEEGYIIGRCRKLKGAHIYFDFPTVGGTENLLMAATLAEGETILENAAREPEVVDLARFLIACGAKIEGHGTSVIRVQGVPRLHGCEYAIMPDRIEAGTFLVAAGITGGELLLTGCPWEELDAVIVKLNAMGMHIEKTSEGVLAKRRNGGLRGTDVTTQPFPGFPTDMQAQVMSLMCLAEGTSVVQENIFENRFMHVLELVRMGADIRISGRSAVVRGVKRLTGAPVMASDLRASASLVLAGLAARGTTHVQRIYHLDRGYERIELKLNAVGARIRREAE is encoded by the coding sequence ATGGACAAACTGGTCATCGAGGGCGGCGTGCCCCTGACGGGCACCATCAACGTCAGCGGTTCCAAGAACGCCGCACTCCCCATCCTCATGGCCTCCATCCTCGCCGAGGAGCCCGTCACCTACACCAACGTGCCGCGTCTGCGCGACATTCATACCACCAACAAGCTTCTGAGCATTCTCGGCTGCCCGGCGGAGTTCGAGGGCGACACCGTGAGCGTGCGCCCCTGCGACCTCAAGCCGGAAGCCCCGTACGACCTGGTCAAGACCATGCGCGCCTCCGTGCTCTGCCTCGGCCCGCTGCTGGCACGCCTTGGCGAGGCGCGGGTCGCCCTGCCCGGCGGCTGCGCCATCGGCGCACGGCCCGTCGACCTGCACCTCACCGCGCTCGAGAAGATGGGCGCACGGTTCGAACTTGAGGAAGGCTACATCATAGGCCGTTGCCGCAAGCTGAAGGGCGCGCACATCTATTTCGACTTCCCCACCGTGGGCGGCACCGAGAACCTGCTCATGGCGGCGACCCTCGCCGAGGGCGAGACCATCCTCGAGAACGCCGCGCGCGAACCCGAGGTCGTGGACCTCGCCCGCTTCCTCATCGCCTGCGGTGCGAAAATCGAAGGGCACGGGACCAGCGTCATCCGCGTTCAGGGTGTGCCGCGCCTGCATGGTTGCGAGTACGCGATCATGCCCGACCGCATCGAGGCCGGTACGTTCCTCGTGGCGGCGGGCATCACCGGGGGCGAGTTGCTGCTCACCGGTTGCCCGTGGGAGGAACTCGATGCCGTCATCGTCAAGCTCAATGCCATGGGGATGCACATCGAGAAGACATCCGAGGGCGTGCTGGCGAAGCGCCGCAACGGGGGCTTGCGCGGCACGGACGTGACCACCCAGCCCTTCCCCGGCTTCCCCACCGACATGCAGGCGCAGGTGATGTCACTCATGTGCCTCGCCGAGGGAACGAGCGTGGTGCAGGAGAACATCTTCGAGAACCGCTTCATGCATGTTCTCGAACTGGTGCGCATGGGGGCCGACATCCGTATCTCCGGGCGTTCCGCCGTGGTGCGCGGGGTCAAGCGACTCACGGGCGCCCCGGTCATGGCCTCCGACCTTCGAGCCAGTGCCTCGCTGGTGCTTGCCGGTCTTGCCGCGCGGGGCACCACCCATGTGCAGCGCATCTACCACCTCGACCGCGGCTACGAACGCATCGAACTCAAACTCAACGCCGTGGGTGCCCGCATCCGCCGCGAAGCCGAATGA
- a CDS encoding fumarate reductase flavoprotein subunit, translating to MQILHTDLLCIGAGLAGERCAIEVAGAGHSVVCISLVPARRSHSVAAQGGMQAALGNAIMGDGDSPDVHFADTVKGSDWGADQEVARMFVEAAPIEMRRLAHWGVPWNRVVAGTHTYWKGGKPFEATEKTENHGLIHSRAFGGTAKWRTCYASDGAGHAVLYTMDNRAAQLGVTVHDRSEAVSLIHDGHTCFGAVVRCLRTGALRAYLARATLIASGGYGRIYRASTNAIICEGTGLSIALDTGVVPLGNMEAVQFHPTGTVPTDILVTEGCRGDGGTLLDREEYRFMPDYEPDKAELASRDVVSRRMIEHMRKGLGVEGPYGEHLWLDIRHLGEAHIRTKLREVDEICQNFLGIDPLYQLIPVRPTQHYSMGGVRTDKTGAAYGLAGLFSAGESACWDLHGFNRLGGNSLAETVVAGGIVGRNIAAFLDGYDVSFPTAPVREALKRAEERVVRLIAGSDGKESVYAVREAMYDVLEKAAYVFRNGTDLAWGVRELEALQERAAHIGLKSSGSGANAELALALRLPGMVRLAQCVCHGALERTESRGSHCREDYPERNDRDWLNRTLATWQEGATLPTLTYEPATAVFELPPGDRGYGGGKVIAATTSEEAV from the coding sequence ATGCAGATACTTCATACCGACCTTCTGTGCATCGGGGCGGGCCTCGCCGGAGAACGCTGTGCCATCGAGGTGGCAGGGGCCGGACATTCCGTGGTGTGCATAAGCCTCGTGCCCGCGCGCCGTTCGCATTCGGTGGCGGCGCAGGGCGGCATGCAGGCGGCCCTCGGCAACGCCATCATGGGCGACGGAGACAGCCCCGACGTCCATTTCGCCGACACGGTCAAGGGTTCCGACTGGGGGGCCGACCAGGAGGTGGCCCGCATGTTCGTCGAGGCAGCCCCCATCGAGATGCGACGCCTCGCCCACTGGGGCGTACCGTGGAACCGGGTTGTGGCGGGGACGCACACCTACTGGAAGGGCGGCAAACCCTTCGAGGCCACAGAGAAGACCGAGAACCACGGGCTCATCCACTCCCGCGCCTTCGGCGGTACGGCCAAGTGGCGCACCTGCTACGCCTCCGACGGGGCGGGCCACGCCGTGCTCTACACCATGGACAACCGTGCCGCCCAACTGGGCGTCACAGTGCATGACAGGTCGGAGGCGGTGTCGCTCATCCACGACGGGCACACCTGCTTCGGCGCCGTGGTGCGCTGCCTGCGGACGGGTGCGCTGCGCGCCTATCTCGCACGGGCCACGCTCATCGCCTCGGGCGGGTACGGGCGCATCTACCGCGCCTCCACCAACGCCATCATCTGCGAAGGCACGGGCCTCTCCATCGCCCTCGATACCGGCGTGGTACCCCTCGGCAACATGGAGGCCGTGCAATTCCACCCCACGGGCACCGTGCCCACCGACATCCTCGTCACCGAAGGCTGCCGGGGCGACGGCGGCACACTCCTCGACCGCGAGGAGTACCGCTTCATGCCCGACTACGAGCCGGACAAGGCCGAACTCGCCTCTCGTGACGTCGTGTCGCGCCGCATGATCGAACACATGCGCAAGGGACTCGGCGTGGAAGGGCCCTATGGCGAACACCTGTGGCTCGACATCCGCCACCTCGGTGAAGCCCACATCCGCACCAAGCTGCGCGAGGTGGACGAAATCTGCCAGAACTTCCTCGGCATCGACCCCCTGTACCAGCTCATCCCCGTGCGGCCCACGCAACACTACAGCATGGGCGGCGTACGCACCGACAAGACCGGCGCGGCCTACGGCCTCGCCGGACTGTTCAGCGCCGGTGAATCGGCCTGCTGGGACCTGCACGGCTTCAACCGGCTTGGCGGCAACTCCCTTGCCGAGACGGTGGTGGCTGGCGGCATCGTCGGACGCAACATCGCCGCCTTCCTCGACGGCTACGACGTGAGCTTTCCCACCGCGCCCGTCCGCGAAGCCCTCAAGCGTGCCGAAGAGCGCGTCGTGCGCCTCATCGCGGGCAGCGACGGCAAGGAGAGCGTCTACGCCGTCCGCGAGGCCATGTACGACGTGCTGGAGAAGGCCGCCTACGTCTTCCGCAACGGCACCGACCTCGCATGGGGTGTGCGTGAACTCGAGGCCCTGCAGGAGAGGGCCGCGCACATCGGCCTGAAGAGCTCCGGTTCCGGGGCCAACGCCGAACTCGCCCTCGCCCTGCGCCTGCCCGGCATGGTGCGCCTCGCCCAGTGCGTCTGCCACGGGGCGCTCGAGCGCACCGAAAGCCGCGGTTCGCACTGCCGCGAAGACTATCCAGAACGCAACGACCGCGACTGGCTGAACCGCACCCTCGCCACATGGCAGGAGGGGGCCACCCTGCCCACGCTGACCTATGAACCCGCGACCGCCGTCTTCGAACTGCCCCCCGGCGACAGGGGCTACGGCGGCGGAAAAGTCATCGCCGCCACCACTTCCGAGGAGGCCGTCTAG